In the genome of Scylla paramamosain isolate STU-SP2022 chromosome 10, ASM3559412v1, whole genome shotgun sequence, the window GGTGGTCAAGCCTTGGGTCACAGAGAAGATCACAGGCATCCTGGGTATGGAGGATGATGTGGTAATTGAGTATGTCTTCAATCAACTAGAGGCTGAAAAGGTGAGTGTTGGCAGGATGGGGAGGGGGCAGCCCGAATGGTTGTGAAGCGTGCATGTGCGAGTGgtctacttttttctctctcccctaagTAAGGCAGAAACTACTTGTTCATTTATCATTACAAAGGGATGAGTATGAAAACTCTTCATACTCATCCCTAGTACTTACCTGCTCTGTGAGTTGTTCGTTTTTAGTCGCAGTTGCAATGTAGAATATAAATCAGGATTTCATCTGACATTGCcaattttttctggtaatagcAAGTAATGCCAAAAGGGTGTTGGTCCATGGTGGTGGAGGCGCTCCTGCCAGCAACCTGCTCCATGCCAGCCCTATGGTAGAGCTTCGTCTGCACTTGGCTGGCCTGCTGCATGGGGCTGGTCTGCTGCTCTTGTCTGGGTTCTTTCCCTCAGGGGTGTGAGGCACATATGCCTGAACACCCTGTGAGGAAGGGTTCTCAGGGCCCAGGCCACCAGGGTGAAGCTCATCACACCGAGGGACTGCAGCCTGGGCCATTGCTAGGGCCTGTGCTGTCCTACCTGCCTGGATTGCTCTTGGCTTCAGGGCAAGGAGCTGTCTGGGTACCTGAAGTAGTTGCAGAGAGATTGGCCTGGGTCTCATTCCCGGGTCACATACCTGGGATTTAAATAGCAAGTCGTCACACCATGAGCTTGGAGCCTGGGTCATGCATAGCATGGCCTGGGTTTGTCACCTGATGAAGCCATCTCATCCTGGGCCTGCTGCCTGGGCCACTCACCATTGTGGCCTGGGACCACCCTTCTGGAAGCAGTACATCATCCTGGGTCTGGGTCATGGATGCTTGACCTGGGACCACTGAGGAAGTCTACAAGGTCTTGAGCCTGGGTCATGCATCTGTATGACTCAGGACCAACTCTGGGGAATGCACCGCTACCGCACTGGATCAAGATCTTCCTGAATCACGTTCTGGAGCCCCAGATATAATGAACGTGATTGTGTGTTGTGGAAGCAAACGTGGGCATGATGTGTGTCAACCACTGCCCTCGTCAGAGCTCGGGAATGCTGTAGTGAGGAGCGCCAAGAACGGCATTGCCAGGCAAGACTATTATGAGCCTTTTCCAGTAGGAGTTCCACCATGAACACCTGCTCACAACACCCTCAGAGATGGCTCTTGTTGCCATGTGACACATAAGGTACAAAAGTTTATTAGGCAAGGTTGCACATGTTTGAGGATAGCCTTCCACATACCCAGTTAAGGATTGCAAGCAGACTGAGGCTGGCTAAGAGACTGAGAGGCCATGTGTAACTCTGTTTATGTTAAGATTTTGTTGAATTGGTTAAAGTTCTCTTTTATATAAAACATGAAGGCAGATTTCTCTGTAAAAGTGCCTGAGGCTTTACAGAATGTAGTTAGATAAAGTAGTTTGATAGTACAAATATGGCGATGAATATGAAGTAACTGTTGAtgcaagaaaataagataaggaaTTAATTAATTTGCAGGAACTGTAAATAGCAACATAGTTAAGAACTGTTATGTATATTATCATGTAGGAACTTGGGGGTTCTAAGAGAAAAGAAGTACCTTTGGAAGGAAGGGACTACCACTATTGATAATTTATAAAATGTCAGGCTAAAACAGTGCAATATAGTATGTAATAATATCATGCCAGTATTTTGTGACTCAAAACTTATATTGACATTGACTTAGCcttctaggaggaggagagtggaaacGGATGCCGCTGCTCATCCTTGTAGTGAGTTGGGGGTCTGTGCTGCACTTACAGGTTTGGTGTATTAGTGTGCTGTAAGGTCACTACTGGTACTGCCATTGGCTCCTGAACAAGCAACCTGAGGGTTCTAGTTGTCTTCCTTGCACTGGCTGCTTCTTACTGTGAAGTACCAGAATCATTTAGTGTCCTTTTACTCATTCCAAATCAGTGTTTGGATTCATCATGTTGAGTAGGTGAAGTATAGTGTGTGGTGCTCCAGTGTGCTTTAAGTGTGAGTCTCTGATTGAATTGTTAAGATAATGTGTCTTTTCTTACAGAATCCAGATCCTCGGAAAATGCAGATTATGCTGACGGGTTTCCTCAATGGTAAAAATGCAAGGATTTTCATGGGAGAGCTGTGGGATTTGCTGCTCTCTGCTCAGGCCAGTCCTTCAGGGATCCCAAAACAGTTCCTTGaccaaaagaaggaagaacttAAGAAGAAAATGGTAGGCATTGAAAAACCTCCATGTCTTTGTAATCCATTTTGtttagtatgttttttttttttttttttttttttttttttttttttttttgtgtgtgtgtgtgtgtgtgtgtgtggttaaggaGGATTTAAGAAAGAACTGGCATATGGTAAAATCTTGAATGTCAGGCATGAGGccccttttgttttattttcttcaggaagaggaggagaggctgcAAAAAATTCAGGAAGCACGGCGGGAGcgggacaaagagaaagaaaaggagaaagaaagagacagagatcGGGACAAAGATAGAGACAAAGATCGCAAAGAAAGGTATGATCCAATGTATTACTTTATCATGACTGTGAGTGATCATCTGCACATGCCCCATCCCTGTTATTGGTTATTGTATTCATGACTGCTGTAGTTCTTCATTTTCACCTAATCTTTGTGATTCaagttcctttcttttttatttatggtataacttttgtgtttgtttataacctttattttatattctaAATGATTTCTGTATTctaatttttaaaatttatttatttatttattttattttattttattttattttattttatttatttttaacctctttcttttccatccactAGGAGGAGCCGCAGCCGAGATAAGTCATCACGCAGCTCCCGACGCGACCGATCACGTTCACCTCGTTCCAAGGATGATAAAAAGGACTCGAAAAAAGAGTCTTCTAGGTCAGTctgtcatttgtgtgtgtgtgtgtgtgtgtatatatatatatatatatatatatatatatatatatatatatatatatatatatatatatatatatatatatatatatatatatcacttcctcttcttatgagttcattttgcattttaaatttttcttaatttgtgaGATCtttagtcatttttttcttattttattttattttatttatattatttaattaaatttaattaattaattaattaatgtatatatttatttatttattaatgtatttatttatttatttatttatttatttatttatttatttatttatttatttatttatttatttttgttctagcAGGTgggataaaaaggaaggagacaaacccaaggaggaaaagaaggaagccaATGGAGATGCATCCTCCAAGGAGAAGTCTTCTGCAGGGAAGTCCCCGAAACGTGACGGTTCACCCAAGCAGGAGGCAGtgacagcaccagcagcaacagcaccagtaaCAAAGCAGGAGAAGGTTGAGCCACCTCCAAAGAAGGAACGTAGTGACCGTGGGGAGAGGGGACACTCAAGGGACCGGAAGAGTGGAAGACGTTCAGACAGGTGAGATACCAAATCTTTGGAACAACACATAGCCATTTTTCATGTGCTGACTTGTGTATCTTGGTTTTTGTGAACAGTGACATCTTCTGGCTGATCATTAATCCTCCATGTAAGGTTTGATTGGAGACACCGAAGAGTTGGTAAAATTACCAGTATAAAAATTGTAGTACCTggaattattctttttatctcatGCCTGTTTTCATGAGTTTTCTCATGGGGATGGTCACAAAAGGATTTTTCAGTTGTTTTTGCCTGTGTTCTTGCATGCACCAAGCTCATTCCTCATTCTCACATACTTAATCTTCTCCTTGTGGGGGAGTTCTTAGCTGATATCAAAATAGAAAATGGTAAaggtgaaaatatgaaatatggaTTGGTTGAGACAAACACACCATCATAAGATTGTGGCCACACAGAAAAACATGGAGTGTATGGTGGATATAATTGGTTCAAGGAGTGCTGCCTTCATTGAAATGGAAGGACAGAGTGCTAGATTCATGATTGTGAAAGCATTtctcattaataaaaaatatattctagatgaaaaaaaatgtataaattttGTTTGGTAATGTATTCATCAATAGTAATCAAAATCTaacattcattatcattattcatgaTTATATATTGAGCTGTGGATATCGAAATTGGCAAGAATTTTTTGTAAGTTATTTCATGATAGTCTTCCTTGGATTCTATTTAATTTGCATTGTTTTGCCTTGTAGGTCCCCACGAGGTAGGTCcccaaggaaggaagatgatcGCAGACGTAGAGGCTCCTCACGGAAGCGTTCTTCAAGCCCACGTAAGCACTCCCCATCCCATCGCAAGCGATCCCCTAGCCCACGTAAACGATCCCCCAGTCCTCGCAAGCGTTCCCCTGTGGAGCGCAAACCCACTCCAAGCCCTCGCAAGCGTTCCCCAGTTCCACGCAAACGCTCTGCTACTCCTCCCAAGAGGTCAGGAAGTCCTAGAAAGCGGTCACCCTCTCCCAGGCCCAAACCTCGCAGGCGCCCCACCCGATCCCCAAGCTCCAACTCTGAGTCTTCCAGGTCAGTGCATCACCAACTGGTTAGAAACTCAAATAATTTTATGCAGATATGTAAGTGTATTTgcctgttttcctttcattgttgGTCAGAGGTCTATTTGAGTGAAGCCAcaattatctctttttttaaacatGTCCTATTGAACATTTGATAAAGAAGTATTTAATTGATTGCCATTGGGTGGAAGCTTTAAGATGAGccatttttcactttcctttatgtatttttacatttatttattttttttacatattttacttgtcttgtcttgtctttttttggtaaatttttGTGCATCACTGTGTTTTATGTATCTTTTCTGTTTGAAACCAAAGTGGTTCCAGGTCTTGTAGTCGATCCCCTTTGAGGAATAAAGAGGATGACTTTGAAATTCATCGCAAAGAAGATTCTGTCCTCAAGAAGCGTCAGTACCGGTCAAACAGAGATCCATCCAGCTCTGAAGATGAGGTGAGGCCCCTGGCACCATCTAATTACTCTAATGAATTCCAACTTATTCACTGTTCTCAAAAGCAAATTGTTTGATTTTGGGGGTGAAATTATAAACTAAATCTCTTAGTTTCATGTTATCTGTTAATATGGtattgttatttcatttttaactAAGTGCACCATCTTCAGTAAGGATGTTTCAAATTAAATTTTCAAGTCATTGGGTGAACTTGTTATTGATCATTCTGTATATTAAGCCAACATCCAACACATGTAAAGagtgattagaaaaaaaacccTCATTGTTTATTTGAAAAGTGATCCTTTCAGCTATTCAATTCCATAACTGAGAGTAGTTGAAAGCAGTTCAGGGAATTGATTGAAAACCCATTGaatcctttcctcttttgtccttGTTCAGTGAGCAGAAGTACAGGATTTAAGTTaaagaattgttgttgttgttattattattattattattatgtaaccTGGGAGGAGCTGATGGCTGAGTTGTACCTTCCttttgcatttgtgtgtgtaccTGCTACAAGAGATCGGAAATGGTGTACACCATTTACATAGAAGTGAGACGAAATTTAAATAGAAATTGCCACAAAGCATATAATTCTAAGTTGTTTATTTTCAGGGTCCAGCACATAATACTGGTGGAGATCaccgcagtggtggtggtggtggtgggggaggctcTCCTCGCCGAGCCTCCCCTCGTTTTGCCCGGCGATCTGTCTCCCCTCGCCGGGGACGTAGGAGTCCATCCCCTCGCTATCGCCGAAGGTGAGTGTGACTAGAGCaccaggatattttttttttttttttttttttttttttttttttttttttttttttttttttcttcaagcatcatctcttccttcatggCAATAGGGTTGATTGCAAGATTGTGGTTATGATTGAATATGTTTACTTGAGTATCTTATCATTGAGGCAAGATTTCTAAGTGAATATAGGCCTTTGCCACAATATGAGATGGAAGTTACTTATTGTTCCTAAACTGAGAAGCTCATTGTACTTGTATTAAATATTAATGTAGGTAGTTGTAACCCCTACACCATAGCTCACCATCAGTCATTGTAGACTTTGTTGCTGTGTAGCACAAACTTATGTTGTCTATGCAAGCTATAGTCAAAATATTGTCCCAGTGTTTTTCCCAGTTGAGCTTTTGTGAGGCTGCCTTGTGGAACTCTGTGATGGGCCTCTACTTCAGGGAATGTCTTAGGAACGAGGGTCACATATAAATCCTGTATATCGTGtattttggttttgtttgtaTATCAAGAAAAATTGTACTGTACTCTCTTCAGCTCTTTCTCCCTTGTTATACTTGTAAGATACTATAGCTTTCACATTACTTaccatacatgcatacatacatgcattatatacatatgtacacacacacacacacacacacgcaaacacacacacacacacacacacacatatatatatatatatatatatatatatatatatatatatatatatatatatatatatatatatatattgcatatctagctgtcttctaccactttTTTCTtgcaaactgctcttctgatcttgctaactgcatgcctcccctccttccatggcttcactgcacaagactttcttctttctctcactcctattctgtccacctctctaacacaagagttaacgaatattctcaatcattcatccctttctctggtaaactctggaactccctgcctgcatctgtatttccaccttcctatgacttgaattccttcaagagggaggtttcaagacacttatccatcaatttttgaccactgttttgacccttttatgggactggcatttcagtgggcattttttttattagatttttgttgcccttggccagtgtccttcctacattaaaaaaaaaaaaaaaaatatatatatatatatatatatatatatatatatatatatatatatatatatatatatatatatatatatatatatatatatatatatatatatatatatatatatatatatatatatatacacacacacacacacacacacacacacacacacacacacacacacacacacacacatacatacatacatacatacatacatagatatataTTCAGTTACTGAATGTCTTCCTTTTCTAACAAAAAACATTAACTCTTAATTGCTTTAGTTGCTGTTTCATAATCTGGTTTTCGAACAAAGTTACTATATTTCaaatagcgtgtgtgtgtgtgtgtgtgtgtatgtatgtatttatatatatatatatatatatatatatatatatatatatatatatatatatatatatatatatatatatatatatatatatatatatatatatatttatatatatatatataaacacacacacacacacacacacacacacacacacacacacacacacacacacacacacacacacacacacacacacacacacacacacacaccattagacctgattctctctctctctctctctctctctctctctctctctctctctctctctctctctctctctctctctctctctctctctctctctctctctctctctctctctctctctctctctctctctctctctctctctctctctctctctctgccttattgatgctgttgctactaccactaccacataATACACATAATACCTCGTGACACTTCCGCTGGTTCTTGTGATGCCAAATTTTTGTCAGGTGGTACTTGAGATGTTAATAGTGGTTGTTCTGGTGTCCCAGGTCTCCCAGCCCTCGACGCCATAGCCCCAGTCCTGCAAGATTCCATCGGAGATCTCCTAGTCCACGTACCCGACGATCCATCAGTCCCAAAGGTAGTCCCAGAATGCGCCGGTCACCCAGCCCCCGTGGAAGAATGTCCCCAGCCATGAGGAGGGGGCGCTCCCCCAGTCCCAGAAGAAGGTCACCCAGCCCACGGGGTCGAAGGTCACCAAGTCCCAGGGGTAGGAGATCAGTCAGTCCAAGAGGACGCTTATCACACAACTCAAGAAGCCGCAGGTCACCAAGCCCTAGAGGAAGAAGATCAGGAAGTCCTCGAAGGAGGCCCCTGTCACCCCCACAGAGGTACAGGAATATCAATAAGATGAGAACATTTGATTTACATTTCTTTGTTATTAGCATTACTTGATATTATGGTGTCATTATGGTGTATTGAGTTCAGTATCAAGGTTGTGTTGGATTCCTAGATGAGGAACAAAAAAGTCTTCAAAATGTTTTTAGCAAGTATTGCACATTTTAAGACCTGAAGATGTTATATTTGGCATCATAATTTTCATAAATTCCAAGGTATATCATAGGAATCCACGCTTCTGACAGATATCGCAACTCCCGCTCACGGTCTCCTGTTCGCAAGAAGCATCGCAGCTCTTCAAGGTCCCCACGAAGAGGAGGGGGCACTGCAGCACTTGTCCCACCTgccacaaagaaacacaacattaataATGCCAGCCGTCTCATGCAGCTTGCCAACTACTCGGCAGACACTATCAAAGAGGTCCAGTACAAGCTGACCAGAAAGTGAGTTATACATTCAAACCAAACATATTCACAAACAGTTCATCTTtgctttttcctctccattttgttAAAGTTTTAGAAGTTTTCTTTGACCTGAAGactaagtacattttttttcactcttccaaATACTTAATGCTCAGCTGTAGTTAATGCTTCAATTATGTGTAGGATATTTGTAGGTCCACTTCATAAAGGTGGAGGTACaaattcttatttttccattatttagttattttatttatttatttatttatttatatttttattattattttttctctctctctctctctctctctctctctctctctctctctctctctctctctctctctctctctctctctctctctctctctctctctctctctctctctaaattattAGTGGTATCATCtgttagttgtgtgtgtgtgtgtacaagagagagagagtgagagagagagagagatacgtgtGTTTGTATAGTGGGAGTTGCAAGTTTATGCTTAAAACTCCTGTTTTGCAAATATTTCCACAAAAGTTTGGAAAGTGCAAAATAGTGTGGTAAAATGGTGCTATTAAAAAAAGGCATTTGTGAGAATTTTGCTTTTTCAATCATCATACTGAATTGTATTTATATTGATCAGCTGCTCACATAGTAAAGATAGTAAGATGTTGGATTGTGATCATATGGCTATGGTGCTAAACTCTGAGAGTGGGCACTTAGTGTAGAACAATCACAAAGAAAAATTACTGTGTCCATGTTCGTTAGTTAAAAGCAAAAAGAACTTTGTTGGATCTGGTCATCATTCTTGCTTCCCATTTTGTAGATGTCTATTGTTTTGTAGTAAGGATAGGTTTGCTGATGAAGGTATTAGcaaagaggaaagtggagggtTTTGATTTAGAGTCCAGAGCAAAATAAATTGAAGTGGTAGGAGGAAGTAATTCAGTTTCTAATGAAGATATGACTCAACTTTATTTACACCAGTAGCCTGTAGAATAGTTGTGTATGGCTGGGTTTATCACACAGCACCATCAGGAGGTGGTTTCAGCTTGGTAGCTGAAACTGCCTTTTTTTTACCTACCATCTCTACCTGCATCTTCCACACAATTTATCCTCATAATATTGTTAGACGCTGATTGAGATTTTCTCTTGCTGGCACTGATACTAGTGTTGCATGTTCTATCCTATCACCAAAGGATAGCTAAATCCTGTTGAAGAGCAGCAAGGGAAGGATCTCTTTAGAACCACATAGCTCTCCCACTTCAGGGTATTCCACATTGCCACACCAGTATTTGACCATTTTTGCACAAAATTTACCATTGCATTAGCAAACCATTTGTCCAGCATTACTTAATGATGTGAAAATCCCTATAAGGTAATGCTGTACTCATCTACTCTACTATATTTTATGTGAAATTCATTTAATTGACAGTGGAGGATTGTTATAAATTGTCAGGTGCATAGAGGTTACTTTGAAAGTAAAAAAGCTTCCATATTTACTTGTGCTGTTCtattctgtgtgtatgtgtgtgtgtgtgtgtgtgtgtgtgtgtgtgtgtgtgtgtgtgtgtgtgtgtgtgtgtgtgtgtgtgtgtatttttgcaATCTTTATTGCATGTTTGGCACTTTGCTtgtctacctgcctacctgcctacctgccttaatgaaagagaaagagaggaaagagtgtgAAAATTACGCCATAGTACCTGCCTTGACAGGAATGAGCCCAACCACAATGCCTCTGCCAGTGATGATTCGGACTCCGGGGACACCAGACCAGACCGACGGGCGTCCAAACGAAGGTCGCGCTCTCTGTTAGACTCACCATCACCAAGGCAAAGGAGACGACTAGATTCAGGTTCACCAGATGGCtcaatggaggaagaggaagaggaggatgatggcTCCTCTAGCAGAGAGTCTTCACctgtggagaagaagaagaaaaagaaaaagaagaagcacaagaagaagGATAGCAGTTCAGACTCAGACGTGAGTACCTTGGACTGACTAAGAAGTTATTAGGGAAAACATGCAGCAGTCATGCATTCTCACTttagtacattctctctctctctctctctctctctctctctctctctctctctctctctctctctctctctctctctctctctctctctctctctctctctctctctctctctctctctcatttatttgaaTTTAATTTAATCACAGATTTGGTTACCTGGACAAAATAGGTAAATGGAACATGAATTAGGGGACATTGTCAATAAGAAAACCAGAATGTGCAGGAATGAACAGAAGCAAGTGGATATTTCTGTCATGGTCGCTTCTTGAAGGAAATTTTAAGTTTTGGCTCAAGCCATCATACAATGAATCAAAATATCCCAACAACTCATTGCTCCAATTGTTCATGTACagcattattttctttgtagcATATGGTATTTTTATCCATTGATATTCCACAGTTTTTGCTTCAGGACttggttttcattttccttgttcaGGAAAAGTTGTGGAATTTATTACTTGAAACACACGCAACATTTAAACAacaatgtgtgtttgtgtttgtagaaGTTTATGCATGCCCACTGACTCATGACTAATATCTTGTAAATCTCCTCTAGGTCTCAgaggcagaagaaaagaaaaagaagaaaaaagacaagaagaagaagcacaagaaacacaaaaaacaaaagaaacacaagaagcACAGGCACGAGGTGAGCGATAGTGAATGATAAGCAGATGGCATTCATGAAGCCAGTTTCTcatttatattcattctaaattcttttctcttaatttgtTAGTGCCAACAACTTGTTTACCACTGTTGTGGTGTGGCATACACCATTTTTGGTCTAGTTGCatttgataacacacacacacacacagaagggtaTGACTAATGTTCTTCCAAACTTTCTGTAATGTGAAATCCATGCCTTTTCTGCTTGATGAATAAGAGTTAAAGAACACATTCAAGTTGTCCATCCAGCAAGGAATCCAAACCCCATATCTCTCAGGTGTGAGCTGGAtgttatcatcattacactACCTTGTCCACATGTtttgaaatttctctctctctctctctctctctctctctctctctctctctctctctctctctctctctctctctctctctctctctctctctctctctctctctctctctctctctctctctctctctctctctctctctcaatctaaataaatatttcaaattgTGGATGATATTTTTGCTCAACTCAGTAAAGAAGAGGTAAGATAAAGTAGTTGCTATATGACAAAATAAAGTATTATTGTCTTATTGTTTTTCATTCCTCGACTTGATGTATATTCCCATCATATTTCTGGGTTCAAAGAACTTCATTGTTCTTGATCACAAGATAAATTCTTTACTTTAGTTACTTTTTACAAATTGGTGTGACTTGCATGATGTTTTCTGTACAAGTCAGTCAGTCCTATTGCATGCATGTATATGCTACTGCTTTGCCTTTCTTTACAGTAATTAATGTGCATATATGTTTATGTTGTAAGTGATTGGTTGTGTACTGGTGCAGATATTTATAGGTATGTTTTGCaatcaatgaagaaattaaataggATCACAAAAATTAATTGCAGTATAACATTGTCTATTTCCTGagaaacaattatatatatatatttgtaaagCAGATCTTCATTTGGCTTGGTGACCAGAGTGGTGGTTTGAGTGCCATTAGTTCTTGTATTCAGTATTTTGTCACttacaaaatattttttctAACTTGCAATGGTGTCTGAAACAGATCCTTGTGATGATGAACATGCATACTTGAATATACATTGTCTTGGGTGGTGACAACCCATAGTTTTGAATATACAGAGAAGTCCTGTTATATTTGTGGTATACCATGAATATCTTCTAAAAATAAaattagttttatatatatatatatatttattttattttattcattgaaTTCCCATTATATAAATGAGCACACTCCTCACCCATTTCTGAGAATATTCCCTGTCATTTAAGAACATGATTTTGATCACTACTGATAACATTTTAATGCATTTGATGTAATTAATTCTTTCAGTTGTTGGTCTTGTATTTAATTATTCTTACTGTTCATTTCCCTTGCTAGCAAGCTGAGGCTTAATCTCAGCTTCTTAAGCTCTCAGCAGCTTATCTAGATATTGGATATCAGTTTATTTCTATGTTCCAACCACATACTCTAGAAAAGTTTATAAAAacctctccccacctccctcaccaGGAGTCTG includes:
- the LOC135104236 gene encoding serine/arginine repetitive matrix protein 1-like isoform X12, translating into MQIMLTGFLNGKNARIFMGELWDLLLSAQASPSGIPKQFLDQKKEELKKKMEEEERLQKIQEARRERDKEKEKEKERDRDRDKDRDKDRKERRSRSRDKSSRSSRRDRSRSPRSKDDKKDSKKESSSRWDKKEGDKPKEEKKEANGDASSKEKSSAGKSPKRDGSPKQEAVTAPAATAPVTKQEKVEPPPKKERSDRGERGHSRDRKSGRRSDRSPRGRSPRKEDDRRRRGSSRKRSSSPRKHSPSHRKRSPSPRKRSPSPRKRSPVERKPTPSPRKRSPVPRKRSATPPKRSGSPRKRSPSPRPKPRRRPTRSPSSNSESSSGSRSCSRSPLRNKEDDFEIHRKEDSVLKKRQYRSNRDPSSSEDEGPAHNTGGDHRSGGGGGGGGSPRRASPRFARRSVSPRRGRRSPSPRYRRRSPSPRRHSPSPARFHRRSPSPRTRRSISPKGSPRMRRSPSPRGRMSPAMRRGRSPSPRRRSPSPRGRRSPSPRGRRSVSPRGRLSHNSRSRRSPSPRGRRSGSPRRRPLSPPQRYRNSRSRSPVRKKHRSSSRSPRRGGGTAALVPPATKKHNINNASRLMQLANYSADTIKEVQYKLTRNDDSDSGDTRPDRRASKRRSRSLLDSPSPRQRRRLDSGSPDGSMEEEEEEDDGSSSRESSPVEKKKKKKKKKHKKKDSSSDSDVSEAEEKKKKKKDKKKKHKKHKKQKKHKKHRHEESESESEESVGGEELERKLREKALLSMKRQERSSVASESD
- the LOC135104236 gene encoding serine/arginine repetitive matrix protein 1-like isoform X10 produces the protein MQIMLTGFLNGKNARIFMGELWDLLLSAQASPSGIPKQFLDQKKEELKKKMEEEERLQKIQEARRERDKEKEKEKERDRDRDKDRDKDRKERRSRSRDKSSRSSRRDRSRSPRSKDDKKDSKKESSRWDKKEGDKPKEEKKEANGDASSKEKSSAGKSPKRDGSPKQEAVTAPAATAPVTKQEKVEPPPKKERSDRGERGHSRDRKSGRRSDRSPRGRSPRKEDDRRRRGSSRKRSSSPRKHSPSHRKRSPSPRKRSPSPRKRSPVERKPTPSPRKRSPVPRKRSATPPKRSGSPRKRSPSPRPKPRRRPTRSPSSNSESSSGSRSCSRSPLRNKEDDFEIHRKEDSVLKKRQYRSNRDPSSSEDEGPAHNTGGDHRSGGGGGGGGSPRRASPRFARRSVSPRRGRRSPSPRYRRRSPSPRRHSPSPARFHRRSPSPRTRRSISPKGSPRMRRSPSPRGRMSPAMRRGRSPSPRRRSPSPRGRRSPSPRGRRSVSPRGRLSHNSRSRRSPSPRGRRSGSPRRRPLSPPQRYRNSRSRSPVRKKHRSSSRSPRRGGGTAALVPPATKKHNINNASRLMQLANYSADTIKEVQYKLTRKNEPNHNASASDDSDSGDTRPDRRASKRRSRSLLDSPSPRQRRRLDSGSPDGSMEEEEEEDDGSSSRESSPVEKKKKKKKKKHKKKDSSSDSDVSEAEEKKKKKKDKKKKHKKHKKQKKHKKHRHEESESESEESVGGEELERKLREKALLSMKRQERSSVASESD
- the LOC135104236 gene encoding serine/arginine repetitive matrix protein 1-like isoform X11, whose translation is MQIMLTGFLNGKNARIFMGELWDLLLSAQASPSGIPKQFLDQKKEELKKKMEEEERLQKIQEARRERDKEKEKEKERDRDRDKDRDKDRKERRSRSRDKSSRSSRRDRSRSPRSKDDKKDSKKESSRWDKKEGDKPKEEKKEANGDASSKEKSSAGKSPKRDGSPKQEAVTAPAATAPVTKQEKVEPPPKKERSDRGERGHSRDRKSGRRSDRSPRGRSPRKEDDRRRRGSSRKRSSSPRKHSPSHRKRSPSPRKRSPSPRKRSPVERKPTPSPRKRSPVPRKRSATPPKRSGSPRKRSPSPRPKPRRRPTRSPSSNSESSRSCSRSPLRNKEDDFEIHRKEDSVLKKRQYRSNRDPSSSEDEGPAHNTGGDHRSGGGGGGGGSPRRASPRFARRSVSPRRGRRSPSPRYRRRSPSPRRHSPSPARFHRRSPSPRTRRSISPKGSPRMRRSPSPRGRMSPAMRRGRSPSPRRRSPSPRGRRSPSPRGRRSVSPRGRLSHNSRSRRSPSPRGRRSGSPRRRPLSPPQRYRNSRSRSPVRKKHRSSSRSPRRGGGTAALVPPATKKHNINNASRLMQLANYSADTIKEVQYKLTRKNEPNHNASASDDSDSGDTRPDRRASKRRSRSLLDSPSPRQRRRLDSGSPDGSMEEEEEEDDGSSSRESSPVEKKKKKKKKKHKKKDSSSDSDVSEAEEKKKKKKDKKKKHKKHKKQKKHKKHRHEESESESEESVGGEELERKLREKALLSMKRQERSSVASESD